The following are encoded in a window of Bradyrhizobium sp. WBOS07 genomic DNA:
- the murA gene encoding UDP-N-acetylglucosamine 1-carboxyvinyltransferase, translating to MAPIQYIVEGGHRLSGSIEPSGNKNSALPIIAAALLTEHPVTLENVPRIRDTETLVELIRSVGASAEWTARNTLNIHAKSIRAADLDPELCVRIRASILLAGPLLARCGEVMLPPPGGDVIGRRRLDTHVLALEQLGARVTATDRLEFRAPKLAGADVFLDEPSVTATENALVAAVAADGVTYLRNAASEPHVQDLANFLVALGARIEGIGTNTMIVHGPATLGEATYRIQPDHIEVGSLIGLAAVTRSPLRITRAGVEHLRSIRMGFERLGIVCRVEGDDLIVPSNQTLKIQDDFGGHVPKLEDQPWPAFPADLMSIAIVTATQCEGVILMFEKMFESRMFFVDKLIAMGARIVLCDPHRAIIAGPSRLHGATMTSPDIRAGMAMLLAAVCAQGTSTINNADQIERGYERIEERLNALGAKIKRVPDRKG from the coding sequence GTGGCGCCCATCCAATACATCGTCGAGGGCGGTCACCGGCTCTCGGGGTCGATCGAGCCGTCCGGCAACAAGAATTCGGCGCTGCCGATCATCGCCGCGGCCCTGCTCACCGAGCATCCGGTGACGCTGGAGAACGTGCCGCGGATCCGCGACACCGAGACGCTGGTCGAGCTGATCCGCTCGGTCGGCGCGTCCGCGGAATGGACCGCCCGCAATACTCTCAATATCCACGCCAAGAGCATCCGCGCCGCCGATCTCGACCCCGAGCTGTGCGTGCGAATCCGCGCCTCGATCCTGCTCGCCGGCCCCCTGCTCGCCCGCTGCGGCGAAGTGATGCTGCCGCCGCCGGGAGGCGACGTGATCGGCCGCCGCCGACTCGACACCCATGTGCTGGCGCTGGAGCAGCTGGGAGCAAGGGTCACCGCGACCGACCGGCTCGAGTTCCGCGCGCCCAAGCTTGCCGGTGCCGACGTGTTCCTGGACGAGCCGAGCGTCACCGCGACCGAGAACGCGCTGGTAGCCGCGGTCGCCGCCGACGGCGTCACGTATTTGCGCAATGCGGCCTCGGAGCCGCACGTGCAGGATCTCGCCAACTTCCTGGTCGCGCTCGGCGCCAGGATCGAGGGCATCGGCACTAATACCATGATCGTGCACGGGCCGGCGACGCTGGGCGAAGCGACCTACCGGATCCAGCCCGACCATATCGAGGTCGGCTCGCTGATCGGACTTGCCGCGGTGACGCGCTCTCCCTTGCGCATCACACGCGCCGGCGTCGAGCATCTGCGCTCGATCCGCATGGGCTTCGAGCGGCTCGGCATCGTCTGCCGCGTCGAGGGCGACGATCTCATCGTGCCGTCCAATCAGACATTGAAGATCCAGGATGATTTCGGCGGCCATGTGCCGAAGCTCGAGGACCAGCCCTGGCCAGCCTTCCCGGCCGACCTGATGTCGATCGCGATCGTCACCGCCACGCAATGCGAGGGCGTCATCCTGATGTTCGAGAAGATGTTCGAATCCAGGATGTTCTTCGTCGACAAGCTGATCGCGATGGGCGCGCGCATCGTGCTGTGCGACCCGCACCGCGCGATCATCGCCGGCCCCAGCCGCCTGCACGGCGCGACCATGACCTCGCCCGACATCCGCGCCGGAATGGCGATGCTGCTGGCGGCCGTGTGCGCCCAGGGCACCTCCACCATCAACAACGCCGACCAGATCGAGCGCGGCTACGAGCGCATCGAGGAACGGCTGAACGCGCTCGGCGCCAAGATCAAGCGCGTGCCGGACAGGAAGGGCTGA
- a CDS encoding MATE family efflux transporter has product MLDTVQHQAQPQAGVPPNHLAQEFVETLRLAVPLMLTQLGQIAMITTDLALIGRLGEDAVAAAALAHTVYFVSFTFGLGLMSAVSPLAAQAFGAGDVRLIRRSLRVGLWVAFLISLPMMASPLYGEQILLALGQVPQSAALAQRYLNGLAWGIAPALGFIALRSMMSAVNRPQPPLWITVAAIPVNALLVYALIHGLFGLPELGLFGAGLATTIVNLGTFAAVLAIAAWRKPFADYHPLAHLWRIDWPLMRQLIAIGAPISFSLLMEYGLFSSAALLMGLISTTAIAAHQIALQVTAVLFMVPLGIGMAATVRVGHAFGRNDPAAVRRAGLAAGVLGAALVSALTVAIILGRYELGRLFFGSSGASAATVELTATLLVVGATFFIADGLQTIVGGALRGINDTRMTLVFAVIGYWCVAFPVGWILAFHTGLGAVGVWVGFSVGTFVYAGLLILRFRMLTRRLAG; this is encoded by the coding sequence ATGCTCGACACCGTGCAACATCAAGCGCAGCCGCAAGCCGGCGTGCCGCCAAACCATCTCGCTCAGGAATTCGTCGAGACGCTGCGGCTGGCCGTGCCGCTGATGCTGACGCAGCTCGGGCAGATCGCGATGATCACGACCGATCTCGCGCTGATCGGGCGGCTCGGCGAGGATGCGGTGGCGGCGGCGGCGCTGGCGCACACGGTCTATTTCGTCAGCTTCACCTTCGGGCTCGGCCTGATGTCGGCGGTGTCGCCGCTGGCGGCGCAGGCCTTCGGCGCCGGCGACGTCAGGCTGATCCGGCGCTCCTTGCGCGTCGGATTGTGGGTCGCGTTCCTGATCTCGCTGCCGATGATGGCTTCGCCGCTCTACGGCGAGCAGATCCTGCTCGCGCTCGGTCAAGTGCCGCAATCGGCCGCGCTGGCGCAGCGCTATCTCAACGGCCTCGCCTGGGGCATCGCACCGGCGCTCGGCTTCATCGCGCTGCGCAGCATGATGAGCGCGGTGAACCGGCCGCAGCCGCCGCTGTGGATCACGGTCGCGGCGATCCCGGTCAATGCCCTGCTGGTCTACGCCCTGATCCACGGCCTGTTCGGCCTGCCCGAGCTCGGCCTGTTCGGGGCGGGACTTGCGACCACGATCGTCAACCTCGGCACTTTCGCCGCCGTGCTCGCGATTGCCGCATGGCGGAAGCCATTCGCGGACTATCATCCGCTCGCCCATCTGTGGCGGATCGACTGGCCGTTGATGCGCCAGCTGATTGCGATCGGCGCGCCGATCTCGTTCTCACTGCTGATGGAGTACGGCCTGTTCTCCTCGGCGGCCCTGCTGATGGGACTGATCTCGACCACCGCGATTGCCGCGCACCAGATCGCGCTCCAGGTCACGGCCGTGCTGTTCATGGTGCCGCTCGGCATCGGCATGGCGGCGACGGTGCGGGTCGGCCATGCCTTCGGCCGCAATGATCCGGCGGCGGTGAGGCGCGCAGGGCTCGCTGCGGGCGTGCTTGGAGCAGCTCTCGTCTCGGCCCTGACCGTCGCGATCATCCTCGGTCGCTACGAACTAGGCCGACTGTTTTTCGGCAGCAGCGGGGCGAGCGCAGCGACCGTCGAGCTGACAGCGACGCTGCTGGTGGTCGGCGCGACGTTCTTCATCGCCGACGGCCTCCAGACCATCGTGGGCGGTGCGCTGCGCGGCATCAACGACACCAGGATGACGCTGGTGTTCGCGGTGATCGGCTATTGGTGCGTCGCCTTTCCCGTCGGTTGGATTCTTGCCTTCCACACCGGCCTGGGCGCCGTTGGCGTCTGGGTCGGGTTCTCGGTGGGGACCTTCGTCTATGCCGGACTGCTGATCTTGCGCTTCCGGATGCTGACGCGCAGATTGGCGGGATGA
- a CDS encoding DUF2867 domain-containing protein yields MMATVREVRPEVDANALLAGAQFIDAFRVQIGATAIDAREACTRMVLHGPSWIDTLLRLRNILVTPFGLKTSGEGAPAPHGLIGLFPVIDETPERLVAGFDDYHLDFRIVVDVSGDPADREVTSTTLVRTNNLLGRTYLRLITPFHKLVVRGMMGRIVERADDPVS; encoded by the coding sequence ATGATGGCAACAGTCCGCGAAGTGCGTCCCGAAGTCGATGCCAATGCGCTGCTGGCCGGCGCGCAGTTCATCGACGCGTTCCGCGTGCAGATCGGCGCGACCGCGATCGATGCCCGCGAGGCCTGCACGCGGATGGTGCTGCACGGGCCGAGCTGGATCGACACGCTGCTGCGCCTGCGCAACATCCTGGTGACGCCGTTCGGGCTGAAGACATCGGGCGAAGGCGCCCCGGCGCCGCACGGCCTGATCGGGCTGTTTCCGGTGATCGACGAGACGCCCGAGCGTCTGGTCGCGGGCTTCGACGACTATCATCTCGACTTCCGCATCGTGGTCGACGTTTCAGGCGATCCCGCGGACCGCGAGGTAACCTCGACCACGCTGGTGCGGACCAACAACCTGCTCGGACGGACCTACCTCAGGCTCATCACGCCCTTCCACAAGCTCGTCGTCCGCGGCATGATGGGACGGATCGTGGAGCGGGCCGATGACCCTGTCAGTTGA
- a CDS encoding 2-hydroxychromene-2-carboxylate isomerase, translating to MTLSVDLFFSFRSPFSYLALPKTLKLVEDYDLAVNLRPVYPLAVRVPGFFKKASPNFIRYVVLDSTRVAQHEGIPFRFPRPDPIVQDKTTFDVGAEQPYIHRLTRLGAMAQLEGRGLAFTDAIARVLWDGSVAGWNEGDHLARATETAGFDLAAMDAAITADPDRYEQVIAANEKDHAASGHWGVPTFVFENEPFFGQDRIDLLVWRMQSKGLVQR from the coding sequence ATGACCCTGTCAGTTGATCTTTTCTTCTCCTTTCGCAGTCCGTTCAGCTATCTGGCGCTGCCGAAGACGCTCAAGCTCGTGGAGGACTATGATCTCGCGGTGAACCTGCGGCCGGTCTACCCGCTCGCGGTGCGCGTGCCCGGCTTCTTCAAGAAGGCCAGCCCGAATTTCATTCGCTATGTCGTGCTCGACAGCACGCGCGTGGCGCAGCACGAGGGCATTCCGTTCCGCTTTCCCCGGCCCGATCCGATCGTGCAGGACAAGACGACGTTCGATGTCGGGGCCGAGCAGCCCTACATCCACCGCCTGACCCGGCTCGGCGCCATGGCGCAGCTCGAGGGACGCGGGCTCGCATTCACCGATGCGATCGCGCGCGTGCTGTGGGACGGTTCGGTCGCCGGATGGAATGAGGGCGATCATCTCGCGCGCGCCACCGAGACGGCCGGCTTCGATCTCGCCGCGATGGATGCCGCGATCACCGCGGATCCGGATCGGTACGAGCAGGTGATCGCAGCGAACGAGAAGGACCACGCAGCGTCAGGCCATTGGGGCGTGCCGACCTTCGTGTTCGAGAACGAGCCGTTCTTCGGCCAGGACCGCATCGATCTCCTCGTCTGGCGCATGCAGAGCAAGGGCCTCGTGCAGCGCTAG
- a CDS encoding barstar family protein: MMASKPELRIDGSEFSTLEGFYEQVSLCIIPGAKWGKNLDAFNDILRGGFGTPDEGFVFCWDNHETSKRNLGYDETARQLRKRLERCHPSNRARVESQLAEALRHEGPTVFDWLIEIIGCHCPGGDEAEDGIELTLR; the protein is encoded by the coding sequence ATGATGGCCTCGAAGCCGGAGCTACGCATCGACGGCTCCGAATTTTCGACGCTCGAAGGATTTTACGAGCAAGTCAGCCTTTGCATTATCCCGGGTGCTAAGTGGGGCAAAAATCTGGACGCCTTCAACGACATTCTGCGAGGTGGCTTTGGGACGCCTGATGAGGGTTTTGTTTTCTGCTGGGATAATCATGAAACCTCGAAGCGGAATCTCGGATATGACGAGACCGCTCGCCAACTGCGCAAGAGGCTGGAACGATGTCACCCTTCCAACAGAGCGCGAGTCGAAAGTCAGCTGGCTGAGGCGCTCAGACACGAAGGACCCACAGTATTCGACTGGCTTATCGAAATAATTGGATGCCATTGTCCTGGCGGCGATGAAGCTGAGGATGGCATCGAACTCACTCTTCGATGA
- a CDS encoding aromatic acid exporter family protein — protein sequence MAFAKELLDRIRSRRTQLGLAIRVTVAATAAYALATALHLLLPLWAVLTALIVTQMSVGRSLKATRDYMLGTIGGAIYGGALAILIPYSSEAGLLGLLVLSVAPLAFIAAINPSLSAATVTAVIVLLVPTMHHADPMTSAIDRVSEVGVGAVTGLLVSFLVLPSRAVRQIRAAAAQLLELIADAFTELLAGLTRGRDNDALHRIQDGIGTAMVGMNAIGTEAERERAALLSSGPDTGPLLRTVLRLRHDVVMIGRATVVPLPVEVQMRLAAPLTEVSTAIARFLRSAANALREGAGAPPIHPVHVALQHYSDAVAAVRQDGLIRGHASDTAERFFALGFSLEQMHQNLCDLDRVVGEWAEAAAGKSARVAE from the coding sequence ATGGCCTTCGCAAAGGAGCTGCTTGACCGGATCAGGTCGCGGCGAACGCAATTGGGGCTCGCGATCCGGGTCACGGTCGCGGCGACCGCGGCCTATGCGCTCGCCACCGCGCTGCATCTGTTGCTGCCGCTCTGGGCGGTCCTGACCGCGCTGATCGTGACCCAGATGAGCGTCGGCCGCTCGCTGAAGGCGACGCGCGATTACATGCTCGGCACCATCGGCGGCGCGATCTATGGCGGCGCCCTCGCGATCCTGATCCCCTATTCCAGCGAAGCGGGGCTGTTGGGCCTCCTGGTGCTGTCGGTCGCCCCGCTCGCCTTCATCGCCGCGATCAATCCGAGCCTCAGCGCGGCCACGGTGACGGCCGTGATCGTGCTGCTGGTTCCGACCATGCATCATGCCGATCCCATGACCTCGGCGATCGACCGCGTCAGCGAGGTCGGTGTCGGCGCGGTCACGGGATTGCTGGTGTCGTTCCTGGTGCTGCCCTCGCGTGCGGTGCGCCAGATTCGCGCCGCGGCGGCGCAATTGCTCGAGCTGATCGCGGATGCGTTCACGGAGCTGCTCGCGGGTCTCACCCGCGGCCGCGACAACGACGCGCTGCACCGTATCCAGGACGGCATCGGCACGGCGATGGTCGGCATGAATGCGATCGGCACTGAGGCCGAACGCGAGCGCGCCGCGCTGCTGTCGAGCGGGCCCGACACCGGCCCGCTGTTGCGCACCGTCCTGCGCCTGCGCCATGACGTCGTGATGATCGGCCGCGCCACCGTGGTGCCGCTGCCGGTCGAGGTGCAGATGCGCCTTGCTGCTCCGCTGACGGAGGTGTCGACCGCGATTGCCCGTTTCCTGCGTTCGGCAGCGAACGCCTTGCGCGAAGGCGCTGGCGCGCCGCCGATCCATCCCGTCCACGTCGCGCTCCAGCATTATTCCGACGCCGTTGCCGCCGTGCGCCAGGACGGCCTGATCCGCGGCCACGCCAGCGACACTGCCGAGCGCTTCTTCGCGCTCGGCTTCTCGCTGGAGCAGATGCATCAAAATCTCTGCGATCTCGACCGCGTCGTCGGCGAATGGGCGGAGGCGGCGGCGGGCAAGTCCGCGCGCGTGGCGGAATGA
- a CDS encoding MmgE/PrpD family protein codes for MAHETATLAAYVFNLKYQDIPAEVLERAKVLTLDFLGSAIRARREAESTPSMLKMLEALALDAKGESTVFGDAKTWTPAVAALLNGALGHSLDFDDTHADSSLHPSAPVVPAAFAVGEMVGASGRDVLTAIVAGYEICCRLGNALDPTSHYARGFHPTATAGTYGAAAAAGKLFGLSDQQLISAFGVSGSQAAGSLQFLVNGAWNKRYQVGAAAMNGVIAATLARNDFVGSTESVEGKHGLLAGYTDDAHPDKAVAELGKSYETMKIGVKPYPSCRYTHAAIDALIAMRREHNLTPDQVKRVEIGLHRNGITLTGDAATKRHPRSIVGGQFSMFFTGALALDQGSFGWDDYNRLGDAAIDALADKFDVVQDDRLEIGRTHPFGARVSITTDDGVHERLYANPSGEPTSFPDAAAMQQKFLTLARPVLNARAEKFADAIMTLERFDRVAQATELGR; via the coding sequence ATGGCTCACGAAACCGCAACGCTCGCCGCCTATGTTTTCAATCTGAAATACCAGGATATTCCGGCGGAGGTGCTGGAGCGCGCCAAGGTGCTGACGCTGGATTTCCTCGGCAGCGCGATCCGGGCGCGGCGCGAGGCCGAATCGACCCCGTCGATGCTGAAAATGCTGGAAGCGCTGGCGCTCGACGCCAAGGGCGAATCCACCGTGTTCGGCGATGCCAAAACCTGGACGCCGGCGGTCGCAGCCCTGCTCAACGGCGCGCTCGGCCATTCCCTCGACTTCGACGACACCCACGCCGATTCCTCGCTGCATCCGAGCGCGCCGGTGGTCCCGGCCGCCTTCGCCGTCGGCGAGATGGTCGGCGCCTCGGGCCGCGACGTACTGACCGCGATCGTGGCGGGCTATGAGATCTGCTGCCGGCTCGGCAACGCGCTCGACCCGACCTCGCATTACGCGCGCGGCTTCCACCCGACCGCGACCGCCGGCACCTACGGCGCCGCCGCGGCGGCCGGCAAGCTGTTCGGCCTGTCCGACCAGCAGCTCATTTCAGCCTTCGGCGTCTCCGGCAGCCAGGCCGCAGGCTCGCTGCAATTCCTGGTCAACGGCGCCTGGAACAAGCGCTACCAGGTCGGCGCCGCCGCGATGAACGGAGTGATCGCTGCGACGCTGGCGCGCAACGATTTTGTCGGATCCACCGAGTCCGTCGAGGGCAAGCACGGCCTGCTCGCCGGCTACACCGACGACGCGCATCCGGACAAGGCGGTGGCCGAGCTCGGCAAGAGCTATGAGACCATGAAGATCGGCGTGAAACCCTATCCGAGCTGCCGCTACACCCATGCGGCGATCGACGCGCTGATCGCGATGCGGCGCGAGCACAATCTGACGCCGGACCAGGTCAAGCGTGTCGAGATCGGCCTGCATCGCAACGGCATCACGCTGACCGGCGATGCCGCCACCAAGCGGCATCCGCGCTCGATCGTCGGCGGCCAGTTCTCGATGTTCTTCACCGGCGCACTCGCGCTCGACCAGGGCTCGTTCGGCTGGGACGACTACAATCGCCTGGGCGATGCCGCGATCGACGCCCTCGCGGACAAGTTCGACGTGGTGCAGGACGACCGCCTCGAGATCGGCCGCACCCATCCGTTCGGCGCCCGCGTCAGCATCACCACCGATGACGGCGTGCACGAGCGGCTCTATGCCAATCCCTCGGGCGAGCCGACCTCGTTCCCGGATGCGGCGGCGATGCAGCAGAAGTTCCTGACGCTGGCCCGCCCGGTGCTGAACGCGCGCGCGGAAAAATTCGCGGACGCGATCATGACGCTGGAGCGGTTCGACCGCGTCGCGCAGGCGACGGAATTGGGAAGGTAG
- a CDS encoding serine hydrolase: MTRRRNIVLLTATIACAGLALSAARARDVPKIATGFVADVLCAETFVSGLDPRRNFAETNDAMPGTGLITWAMDTRVDRVRKNVTVTLFGIGRSRAVYRDGLGCTLDHGAGIAPVEPPATDRQPALLPEIAGPAIVPPQSPSLAAALDRAFAEPAQPPYRRTRAVVVMKSGRIVAERYADGIGPETPLLGFSMAKSVVSALIGVLVRQGKLKLDGPAPVAAWKDPDDPRHAITVDQLLRHTAGLALGSSLRASLGSAFEPVNRMKFMESDMAAYAESIPLATAPGAAWNYHDGNMLVLSHLIRDAAGGTAESALRFARRELFAPLGMRHVTLQLDASGTIEGSSEMLASARDWARFGQLYLNDGLAGGKRILPEGWVKYSATATPNAWVGIGAGFWTNRGDSFGANFRVTHGWPRDAFFAKGTIGQYTIVIPSEQLVIVRLGRSPNGPPEADGVFDLVRDVVAATGEKGKLAGAD; the protein is encoded by the coding sequence GTGACCCGCCGCCGCAACATCGTCCTCCTCACCGCCACCATCGCCTGCGCCGGCCTCGCCCTCAGCGCCGCGCGGGCCCGTGACGTCCCGAAGATCGCCACCGGCTTCGTTGCCGACGTCCTGTGCGCGGAGACGTTCGTCTCCGGCCTCGATCCGCGGCGCAACTTTGCCGAGACCAATGACGCGATGCCCGGGACCGGGCTGATCACATGGGCGATGGACACCCGGGTCGACCGCGTTCGCAAGAATGTCACGGTGACGTTGTTCGGCATCGGCCGCAGCCGTGCCGTCTATCGCGACGGGCTGGGCTGCACGCTCGACCATGGCGCGGGAATAGCCCCCGTCGAGCCGCCCGCGACCGACAGGCAGCCCGCGCTGCTGCCCGAGATCGCCGGCCCCGCGATCGTGCCGCCGCAAAGCCCCTCGCTTGCCGCTGCGCTCGACCGCGCTTTCGCCGAGCCGGCGCAGCCGCCCTATCGGCGCACCCGTGCGGTGGTCGTGATGAAGTCGGGCCGCATCGTCGCGGAGCGTTATGCCGACGGCATTGGACCGGAGACGCCGCTGCTCGGCTTCTCCATGGCGAAATCGGTGGTCTCAGCCCTGATCGGCGTACTGGTGCGCCAAGGCAAGCTCAAGCTCGACGGACCCGCACCGGTCGCGGCCTGGAAGGATCCTGATGATCCGCGCCATGCCATCACAGTCGATCAGCTGCTGCGTCACACCGCCGGCCTTGCGCTCGGCAGCTCGCTGCGGGCCTCGCTCGGTTCGGCCTTCGAGCCGGTCAACCGGATGAAGTTCATGGAATCGGACATGGCGGCCTATGCCGAGAGCATCCCGCTTGCTACCGCGCCCGGTGCGGCGTGGAATTATCACGACGGCAACATGTTGGTCCTCTCGCATCTGATCCGCGATGCGGCCGGCGGTACGGCGGAAAGCGCGCTCCGCTTTGCGCGCCGCGAATTGTTCGCTCCGCTCGGCATGCGCCATGTCACGCTGCAGCTCGATGCCTCGGGCACGATCGAAGGGTCGAGCGAGATGCTCGCATCCGCGCGCGACTGGGCACGCTTCGGCCAGCTTTATCTCAATGATGGCCTCGCCGGCGGTAAACGCATCCTGCCGGAGGGCTGGGTGAAATATTCGGCGACGGCGACGCCAAATGCCTGGGTCGGCATCGGCGCCGGCTTCTGGACCAATCGCGGCGACAGCTTTGGCGCGAACTTCCGCGTCACCCATGGTTGGCCGCGCGATGCCTTCTTCGCCAAGGGCACGATCGGGCAATACACCATCGTGATCCCGTCGGAGCAGCTCGTGATCGTGCGGCTCGGCCGCTCGCCGAATGGGCCGCCGGAAGCGGACGGCGTATTCGATCTCGTGCGCGACGTGGTGGCGGCGACGGGCGAGAAGGGGAAGCTGGCGGGGGCGGATTGA
- a CDS encoding helix-turn-helix domain-containing protein has product MTLAATELAFRAASVALLLVLAASLLSGFRHVLAARLGAAFALGSAAHAASYSVGVTSLIPAWHAPLIALSTGNIVVFWLFTRALFDDEFRLRGWHGLVWALVTAFSFAGCVWIAPGGHARFSVTIVNLIVLGFIALAIGQTVASWPADLVERRRRVRVFIVCTAALYGGLNAALQIVVAGSDVGAVADAINTGVLAGVVAAIACAMMRVDGADLFPASAAAPAVLARPAPVDESADQRLIDALMRLMADERIYRQENITIGVLAGRLKIPEYRLRRLINQRLGYRNFNVFLNNHRIEEAKAALADPAQAEVPVITIAMDAGFQSLGPFNRAFKAVTGVTPTEYRRLKAAVAPGIPVAT; this is encoded by the coding sequence ATGACCCTTGCCGCAACCGAACTCGCCTTTCGCGCTGCCAGCGTCGCGCTGCTGCTGGTGCTGGCGGCGTCGTTGCTCTCCGGCTTCCGCCACGTGCTGGCAGCCCGGCTCGGCGCGGCCTTCGCGCTCGGCTCGGCCGCGCATGCGGCGAGCTATTCGGTCGGCGTCACGTCGCTGATTCCCGCCTGGCACGCGCCGCTGATCGCGCTGTCGACCGGCAACATCGTGGTGTTCTGGCTGTTCACGCGCGCGCTGTTCGACGATGAATTTCGCCTGCGCGGGTGGCACGGATTGGTGTGGGCGCTGGTGACGGCCTTCAGCTTCGCGGGCTGCGTCTGGATCGCGCCGGGCGGCCACGCGCGGTTTTCCGTGACGATCGTCAATCTGATCGTGCTCGGCTTCATCGCGCTTGCGATCGGGCAGACGGTCGCCTCGTGGCCGGCTGATTTGGTCGAGCGCCGCCGGCGCGTTCGCGTCTTCATCGTCTGCACAGCCGCGCTCTACGGCGGGTTGAATGCGGCTCTGCAGATCGTCGTCGCCGGCAGCGACGTCGGCGCTGTCGCCGACGCGATCAATACGGGCGTGCTTGCCGGCGTCGTTGCGGCCATTGCCTGTGCGATGATGCGCGTCGATGGCGCCGATCTGTTTCCGGCGTCGGCGGCCGCGCCGGCGGTTCTGGCCCGGCCCGCACCGGTCGACGAATCCGCCGACCAGAGGCTGATCGATGCCCTGATGCGGCTGATGGCGGACGAGCGGATCTATCGTCAGGAGAATATCACGATTGGCGTGCTGGCAGGCCGGCTGAAGATTCCGGAATACCGGCTGCGCAGGCTGATCAATCAGCGCCTTGGCTACCGCAACTTCAATGTGTTCCTGAACAATCACCGCATCGAGGAGGCCAAGGCCGCGCTCGCCGATCCCGCCCAGGCCGAGGTTCCCGTCATCACCATCGCTATGGACGCCGGCTTCCAGTCGCTCGGCCCGTTCAACCGCGCCTTCAAGGCGGTCACGGGCGTGACACCGACGGAGTATCGGCGCCTGAAGGCCGCCGTTGCGCCGGGCATTCCCGTGGCAACTTGA
- a CDS encoding pirin family protein: protein MSWQPSNDPVLGDPMSCDALDLVIVPRTRDLGDGFAVRRALPHGKRQMVGPFIFFDHFGPVQFVSGKGMDVRPHPHIGLATVTYLFDGAIMHRDSEGNVQEIAPGAMNLMTAGRGIAHSERTPDAQRASGQQMLGLQSWIALPAGSEEIAPSFQHYGAGDLPMISERDFTARVIAGSAFGIASPVSMVSPWFYTEVTAAQGASVPLDPDHEERAIYVVDGEVEIANERYEGPRLLIFRPGDRITVKALKPTRMMFLGGDALEGPRHIWWNFVSSSKERIEQAKQDWKTGRFAAVPQEHEFIPLPE, encoded by the coding sequence ATGAGCTGGCAGCCCTCGAACGACCCCGTGCTCGGCGATCCCATGTCCTGCGATGCGCTCGATCTCGTCATCGTGCCGCGCACGCGCGATCTCGGCGACGGCTTCGCGGTCCGGCGCGCGCTGCCGCACGGCAAGCGGCAGATGGTGGGGCCCTTCATCTTCTTCGACCATTTCGGGCCGGTGCAGTTCGTCTCCGGCAAGGGCATGGACGTGCGACCGCATCCGCATATCGGGCTTGCCACCGTCACTTACCTGTTCGACGGCGCGATCATGCATCGCGACAGCGAGGGCAATGTCCAGGAGATCGCGCCCGGCGCGATGAACCTGATGACGGCCGGACGCGGCATCGCACATTCCGAGCGCACGCCGGATGCGCAGCGCGCCTCGGGCCAGCAGATGCTGGGCCTGCAGAGCTGGATCGCGCTGCCAGCCGGGTCGGAGGAGATCGCTCCCTCGTTCCAGCATTACGGCGCGGGCGATCTGCCGATGATCTCCGAGCGCGATTTCACCGCACGCGTGATCGCCGGCTCCGCCTTCGGCATCGCCTCGCCGGTGTCGATGGTCTCGCCGTGGTTCTACACCGAGGTCACGGCCGCGCAAGGCGCCAGCGTGCCGCTCGACCCCGACCACGAGGAGCGTGCGATCTATGTCGTCGATGGCGAGGTCGAGATCGCGAATGAGCGCTATGAGGGGCCGCGGCTCCTGATCTTCCGGCCCGGCGACCGCATCACCGTGAAGGCGCTCAAGCCCACGCGGATGATGTTTCTCGGCGGCGATGCACTAGAAGGCCCGCGCCATATCTGGTGGAATTTCGTCTCCTCCAGCAAGGAGCGGATCGAGCAGGCCAAGCAGGACTGGAAAACCGGCCGTTTCGCGGCAGTTCCGCAGGAACATGAGTTCATTCCGCTGCCGGAATAG